The following proteins come from a genomic window of Enterobacter chengduensis:
- a CDS encoding fimbrial protein: MMSTVMKIATAAVGSAISLNAFALCSANDVAVNVDRNIVVQRDAPVGTVLATITTVNPMTCDPEGQQIGYDGSWFIQLSGTNADYGASPLANVRATEVPGIGIRLKNFSSTTQSSEFVTRMNLNNASWRRGILQNGVSTFTDTFELIKTSTTPATGSIPALTLNMEYSTPVSNNIKRLPLYKYIFSPMNISTASCQIQDKNLNINMGIALLPKFNGVGSTQNPVTFSIPLICGEQTAVNVTLDNVSPLADAANGVLGLNSSSTAKGLGIQLKYNDSPVQFGKLIKYGTTTSPGEVVNIPFKAAYYMTSANAQSGSVSATASFTMTYR, from the coding sequence ATGATGTCCACCGTAATGAAAATCGCGACGGCTGCAGTGGGAAGCGCTATATCTCTGAATGCTTTTGCGCTGTGTTCTGCAAACGACGTCGCGGTGAACGTTGATCGGAATATTGTCGTTCAGCGGGATGCGCCCGTTGGAACGGTTTTAGCGACGATAACCACCGTTAACCCCATGACGTGTGATCCTGAGGGCCAGCAAATTGGATATGATGGCTCGTGGTTTATTCAGCTCTCGGGGACGAATGCGGATTATGGCGCCTCGCCGCTGGCGAACGTGCGGGCGACGGAGGTTCCAGGCATCGGCATCCGCTTGAAGAACTTTTCCAGCACCACGCAAAGCAGCGAGTTTGTCACCCGGATGAACCTCAATAATGCGAGCTGGAGGCGAGGGATCCTCCAGAATGGCGTATCAACGTTCACGGATACCTTCGAGCTGATTAAAACCAGCACTACCCCCGCGACGGGCTCAATACCGGCGCTGACGCTAAATATGGAATACAGCACGCCGGTCAGTAATAACATTAAACGCCTGCCGCTTTATAAATATATCTTTTCGCCGATGAACATCAGCACTGCATCCTGTCAGATTCAGGATAAAAATTTGAATATCAATATGGGGATTGCGCTGTTGCCGAAGTTTAACGGCGTCGGCAGCACCCAGAATCCGGTAACGTTTTCCATCCCGCTTATTTGTGGTGAACAGACCGCGGTGAATGTAACGCTGGATAACGTCAGCCCGCTTGCCGATGCTGCCAACGGCGTCCTGGGGTTAAACAGTAGCTCGACGGCAAAAGGCCTGGGCATTCAGCTGAAATATAATGATTCGCCCGTGCAGTTCGGCAAGCTTATTAAATACGGCACGACGACTTCGCCAGGGGAAGTTGTCAATATTCCCTTTAAGGCCGCGTATTACATGACCTCAGCGAATGCGCAATCGGGTTCGGTGAGCGCCACGGCGTCGTTTACCATGACCTATCGTTAA
- the entD gene encoding enterobactin synthase subunit EntD — protein sequence MHTTHSTFILADRTIHRVTFDPTTFTDADLLWLPHHAELSNAGRKRKAEHLAGRIAAAHALPDHAVPGIGPSGEPLWPEGFSGSITHSGTQAMAVVVHHPDALVGIDCEAVLPDHEAREIQDGIIDAQEAMCLTRSGYPYALALTLAFSAKESLFKALFPQVRSWMGFDSASVTQLDDKSLTLALTRQRAGYVKGTVFTLYWQQHGEQAITLLPHSPVGVP from the coding sequence ATGCACACCACCCACAGCACGTTCATCCTCGCCGATCGCACCATCCACCGCGTCACCTTCGATCCCACCACCTTCACTGACGCGGATCTCCTCTGGCTCCCCCACCACGCTGAGCTTTCAAACGCCGGACGCAAACGCAAAGCCGAGCATCTTGCAGGCCGCATCGCCGCCGCGCACGCCTTGCCTGACCACGCCGTGCCCGGCATAGGCCCCTCCGGCGAACCGCTCTGGCCGGAGGGATTTTCAGGAAGCATCACCCACAGCGGCACGCAGGCGATGGCGGTTGTCGTCCATCATCCAGATGCGCTGGTGGGTATTGATTGCGAAGCCGTTCTTCCAGACCATGAAGCCCGAGAAATCCAGGACGGCATCATTGATGCGCAGGAAGCGATGTGCCTGACGCGGTCGGGCTACCCCTATGCGCTGGCGCTGACGCTGGCGTTTAGCGCAAAGGAGAGTTTGTTTAAGGCCCTCTTCCCGCAGGTGCGCTCATGGATGGGTTTTGACAGCGCTAGCGTCACACAGCTCGACGATAAGTCACTTACGCTGGCGTTGACCCGTCAACGCGCGGGCTATGTCAAAGGCACCGTCTTCACACTTTACTGGCAACAGCACGGCGAACAGGCCATCACCCTGCTGCCACACTCTCCTGTCGGCGTGCCTTAA